From Candidatus Thermoplasmatota archaeon, one genomic window encodes:
- the chrA gene encoding chromate efflux transporter, whose amino-acid sequence MREPSPFVAGNPERPSLRYLFLRFLRIGALAWGGPLAQIHLMHRELVERDGWASEEEFRKTLAVYQVIPGPEAQELAVWFGVRKRGRAGGLATGLAFLLPGTLLVLALAWAYVAYGVSEAADHPLLYGLKAAAVGLVAGAVVRLARRWVDRAELAAIVLLVVALDLLVPDLGFVPLLVLGGVLAFAAALARGEAALPIRAAPAALLPLALSSVALPVLTLSGAGAIAFLFLKAGFLTFGGAYTILPILEEDAILAHGWITHAQFADAAALAGVVPAPFVSVGAFVGYLVAGFPGAGIALACIYLPAFGLTLLGHRHLERLVRAPRLHIFLVGVTAAVVGLVAATAVALGQAALPDAPAAAIALAVAAVTIAGRGNVAFVMLAAGAAGYAWRVLAV is encoded by the coding sequence ATGCGCGAGCCCTCGCCGTTTGTCGCGGGCAATCCCGAGCGCCCGAGCCTTCGCTATCTTTTCCTCCGGTTCCTGCGGATCGGAGCGCTCGCATGGGGAGGACCCCTGGCGCAGATCCACCTCATGCACCGCGAGCTCGTGGAGCGGGACGGTTGGGCAAGCGAGGAGGAGTTCCGCAAGACGCTTGCCGTCTACCAGGTGATTCCCGGTCCGGAGGCGCAGGAGCTTGCCGTGTGGTTTGGCGTCCGCAAGCGGGGGCGCGCCGGCGGGCTTGCCACGGGCCTTGCTTTTCTCCTTCCCGGCACGCTCCTCGTGCTGGCCCTCGCCTGGGCCTACGTCGCCTACGGCGTGTCCGAGGCGGCCGACCACCCGCTGCTGTACGGACTGAAGGCCGCCGCCGTGGGGCTTGTGGCCGGCGCCGTCGTGCGGCTTGCGCGCCGCTGGGTCGACCGCGCCGAGCTTGCCGCCATCGTGCTTCTGGTCGTTGCGCTCGATCTGCTCGTCCCGGACCTCGGCTTCGTTCCGCTGCTCGTGCTCGGCGGCGTCCTCGCCTTCGCCGCGGCGCTTGCGCGCGGCGAGGCCGCGTTGCCGATTCGCGCGGCTCCGGCCGCGCTTTTGCCGCTTGCGCTCTCCTCGGTCGCGCTTCCCGTCCTCACGCTCTCCGGCGCCGGCGCGATCGCCTTTCTGTTCCTCAAGGCGGGTTTCCTCACCTTCGGCGGCGCCTACACCATCCTGCCGATCCTGGAGGAGGACGCCATCCTCGCGCACGGCTGGATCACGCACGCGCAATTCGCCGACGCCGCCGCGCTTGCGGGCGTGGTGCCCGCGCCGTTTGTCAGCGTGGGGGCGTTCGTCGGTTACCTTGTCGCGGGATTCCCCGGCGCGGGCATTGCGCTTGCGTGCATCTACCTTCCCGCCTTCGGGCTCACGCTCCTTGGCCATCGGCACCTTGAGAGGCTCGTGCGCGCGCCTCGTCTGCACATCTTCTTGGTGGGCGTCACGGCCGCCGTGGTCGGGCTCGTCGCCGCCACGGCCGTTGCGCTGGGGCAGGCCGCGCTGCCGGACGCGCCGGCGGCGGCGATCGCCTTGGCGGTGGCCGCCGTCACGATCGCCGGGCGCGGAAACGTGGCCTTCGTGATGCTGGCGGCAGGCGCGGCGGGATACGCATGGCGCGTGCTCGCCGTCTAG
- a CDS encoding metal-dependent hydrolase, giving the protein MFPLGHVGLTVALARLAGDRVPALSAAPLWALALGALLPDVLDKPLGHAILDLGNGRILFHTVLFALVVLAAALAISRARPAAAPVALALALGCGTHLLFDRMWEDPQALLWPLLGTEFAHRGFEPAGWIAMLLADAYTQGTEAAGAAALTWVAWRDGLLARVQAKVRPRKSDAPAPEAVALARR; this is encoded by the coding sequence GTGTTCCCTCTCGGCCACGTCGGGCTGACCGTGGCGCTTGCCCGCCTCGCAGGCGACCGCGTGCCCGCCTTGTCCGCCGCCCCGCTGTGGGCGCTTGCGCTTGGCGCGCTTCTCCCCGACGTCCTCGACAAGCCGCTGGGCCACGCGATCCTCGACCTCGGCAACGGGCGCATCCTGTTCCACACGGTCCTGTTTGCGCTCGTCGTGCTCGCCGCCGCGCTTGCAATCTCGCGCGCGCGGCCCGCGGCCGCTCCGGTCGCGCTCGCCCTTGCGCTTGGCTGCGGCACGCACCTTCTCTTCGACCGCATGTGGGAGGACCCGCAGGCGCTCCTTTGGCCGCTTCTTGGAACGGAGTTTGCCCACCGGGGATTCGAGCCTGCGGGCTGGATCGCGATGCTCCTTGCGGACGCCTACACGCAGGGCACCGAGGCCGCCGGCGCAGCGGCGCTCACGTGGGTCGCGTGGCGCGACGGCCTGCTGGCCCGGGTGCAGGCGAAGGTCCGCCCGCGAAAGTCGGACGCGCCCGCGCCCGAGGCGGTCGCGCTTGCGCGCCGATGA
- a CDS encoding TlpA disulfide reductase family protein, with product MLWRKVLPVAVALALSVPAGAWLLSPTVDAPLASSAAPPAAPALGVEPGETMAPLFELHDVLGKGAIRIEDLRGKAIVIDFFATWCKPCKPVMTALVEMRKEYAAERLEILSVDADPSETEEQVRAYMEEHGATWWGGLGAEAAEAYGVRSIPAVFVVDPMGRITYAKTGAPVVGDDMFRSLRRAVDEALAVEREELVGHLALLLPAGAAPVVFPVARAHDVALLLADGPAGGFAAAAAAIRVKDAAGNVVLEWRESARAQLPANIATGATGPLTLAFGPGLAPGEHRLEMEGISAPFQLSVVGVSYGSQVSAGQASEDRPAIRP from the coding sequence ATGCTTTGGCGCAAGGTCCTCCCGGTCGCCGTCGCTCTTGCGCTGTCCGTGCCGGCGGGAGCCTGGCTCCTCTCCCCGACGGTGGACGCGCCGCTTGCGTCCTCGGCCGCACCGCCGGCCGCCCCCGCCCTCGGCGTCGAGCCGGGGGAGACGATGGCGCCTTTGTTCGAGCTCCACGACGTGCTGGGCAAGGGCGCGATTCGCATCGAGGATCTTCGCGGCAAGGCGATCGTGATCGACTTCTTTGCGACGTGGTGCAAGCCCTGCAAGCCCGTCATGACGGCGCTCGTCGAGATGCGCAAGGAGTACGCGGCCGAGCGGCTCGAGATCCTCTCGGTCGACGCGGACCCCTCGGAGACGGAGGAGCAGGTGCGGGCGTACATGGAGGAGCACGGCGCGACGTGGTGGGGAGGGCTTGGCGCCGAGGCCGCGGAGGCCTACGGCGTGCGCTCGATCCCCGCGGTGTTCGTCGTGGATCCCATGGGCCGCATCACGTACGCGAAGACGGGGGCTCCCGTCGTGGGGGACGACATGTTCCGAAGCCTCCGCAGGGCCGTCGACGAGGCGCTCGCCGTCGAACGCGAGGAGCTCGTCGGGCACCTCGCGCTCCTGCTGCCCGCGGGCGCGGCCCCCGTCGTCTTCCCGGTGGCTCGAGCCCACGACGTCGCGCTCCTTCTGGCCGACGGTCCGGCGGGCGGGTTTGCCGCGGCCGCCGCGGCGATCCGGGTGAAGGACGCCGCCGGCAACGTCGTGCTCGAATGGCGCGAATCCGCGCGCGCGCAACTGCCCGCCAACATCGCCACGGGCGCCACGGGGCCCCTCACGCTTGCGTTTGGACCCGGCCTTGCGCCCGGCGAGCACCGCTTGGAGATGGAGGGAATTTCCGCGCCCTTCCAGCTGTCCGTCGTGGGCGTAAGCTACGGCTCGCAGGTTTCCGCGGGGCAAGCGTCCGAGGATCGCCCAGCGATTCGGCCATAA